In Arthrobacter sp. StoSoilB5, one genomic interval encodes:
- a CDS encoding diacylglycerol kinase family protein, which yields MDSARTFEAITIIFNPNSTGNAPELAEKLQVKLKDTLTYAPEITLQPTEHAGHAVELARKAAARGGDVLVVSVSGDGGYNEVVNGVMQAGNPQAVCAVMAAGNANDHRRITGTKPLEEAIVEGHVRKIDLLSIHTGQKEGQPLEYAHSYIGFGLTPVVATELEKGSKGALTEMVSVIKTFSKFEPFAIRTSDGKRRKFDSLVFANIPEMAKYATLSEADDHPSDGKFEVIVFPHMPKWRVLLTALRATTQGLGDQPSVSSYDFTTLKPLPYQMDGEVKTVEANVKVRVECAPAALATVG from the coding sequence ATGGATTCTGCACGGACTTTTGAAGCGATCACCATTATTTTCAATCCCAACAGCACGGGAAATGCGCCCGAGCTTGCTGAGAAATTGCAGGTAAAGCTGAAGGACACCCTCACTTACGCACCTGAGATTACGCTCCAGCCCACTGAACATGCTGGACATGCCGTGGAGTTGGCCCGGAAGGCTGCGGCAAGGGGAGGTGACGTTCTGGTTGTCTCTGTGAGCGGTGACGGCGGCTACAACGAGGTTGTCAACGGCGTTATGCAGGCGGGAAACCCGCAGGCGGTATGTGCAGTCATGGCTGCGGGCAACGCCAATGACCACCGACGGATCACGGGAACCAAGCCACTGGAAGAGGCTATTGTTGAGGGCCACGTCCGGAAGATTGACCTCCTGAGCATTCACACAGGTCAAAAGGAAGGCCAGCCGTTGGAGTACGCGCATTCCTATATCGGATTCGGCCTCACACCTGTTGTGGCCACCGAGCTAGAAAAAGGGAGCAAGGGAGCCCTGACTGAAATGGTCTCCGTCATCAAAACCTTCTCAAAATTCGAGCCATTCGCCATCCGCACATCCGATGGCAAACGCCGAAAATTCGACAGCCTGGTTTTCGCCAACATCCCCGAAATGGCCAAATACGCCACACTCAGTGAGGCCGACGATCACCCCTCTGACGGAAAATTCGAAGTTATCGTCTTTCCGCACATGCCCAAATGGCGCGTGCTGCTGACAGCCCTCCGCGCAACTACCCAGGGCCTGGGCGATCAGCCGAGCGTGAGCAGCTACGACTTCACTACGCTCAAACCCTTGCCGTACCAGATGGACGGTGAAGTGAAGACGGTGGAAGCCAATGTGAAAGTCAGGGTGGAATGCGCTCCGGCCGCTCTGGCTACAGTCGGCTAA
- a CDS encoding IclR family transcriptional regulator has product MSASDASAKANGNPLLVLGKITSILDAFSLSKPVLQLSDIREYTGMPTSTVQRLVTNLTSQGFLDREGDAYRIGMRMAYWAAPATRGMEVVDILSPLLKTLRDNTGETACFFKAEQHYRVCVAMADTRHALRREMHLGKIIPLHAGSAGRVLLAWSPELMEAVLRDPLEPITDYTITSSEDLEIAVKKTRADGFAITVGEREDGASGLSAPVFDSAAALVGAVTISGPTLRMPLETCQAWVEPLLATAEHMTRLIGGRFPGES; this is encoded by the coding sequence ATGTCAGCATCCGATGCTTCCGCGAAGGCCAACGGCAACCCTCTGCTTGTCCTTGGCAAGATCACGTCCATCCTGGATGCTTTTTCCCTATCGAAACCGGTGCTGCAGCTGAGCGACATTCGCGAATACACGGGTATGCCCACATCCACCGTGCAACGTCTGGTCACCAACCTGACGTCGCAAGGATTCCTGGACCGGGAGGGCGATGCTTACCGCATCGGTATGCGGATGGCCTATTGGGCCGCTCCTGCCACGCGTGGCATGGAAGTGGTGGACATCCTGAGCCCGCTACTCAAGACGTTGCGGGACAACACCGGGGAAACGGCGTGCTTCTTCAAGGCAGAACAGCACTACCGGGTCTGTGTTGCCATGGCCGACACACGTCACGCGCTCCGTCGTGAGATGCACCTTGGCAAGATCATCCCGCTCCACGCAGGTTCGGCGGGCAGGGTCCTGCTCGCGTGGTCTCCTGAATTGATGGAGGCCGTCCTCCGCGACCCGTTGGAGCCCATTACCGACTACACGATTACCAGTTCGGAGGACTTGGAGATCGCAGTCAAGAAGACGCGGGCTGATGGCTTTGCTATCACCGTGGGGGAGCGGGAAGACGGAGCCTCCGGGCTCTCGGCGCCGGTGTTCGATTCAGCTGCTGCCCTGGTGGGCGCAGTCACCATCAGTGGCCCTACGCTGCGGATGCCACTGGAGACGTGCCAGGCGTGGGTGGAACCTTTGCTCGCGACAGCGGAACATATGACCAGACTCATTGGCGGGCGGTTCCCGGGGGAGTCGTAG
- a CDS encoding PhzF family phenazine biosynthesis protein, which translates to MTSESLRIRPFHQVDVFSAQPYGGNPLAVVVDAEGLSSEAMQHFANWTNLSETTFLLPPTDPRADYRVRIFTGSEEFPFAGHPTLGSAHTWLQAGGEPKTDGVLVQECGAGLVRVKNDAGRLAFAAPPLTRFEAVDAAVRSQLAAGLRLPEDSLLDASWLVNGPEWVGVLLESAEQVLAIEPDLVAMGDLKVGVIGPHEPGSDVDFEVRTFIPGDAMVEDPVTGSFNAGAAQWLIGSGRAPEQYMAAQGTALGRAGRIHVKAEDGDIWIGGASATCIQGTVLL; encoded by the coding sequence GTGACTTCAGAATCCTTGCGTATCCGACCGTTCCACCAGGTTGACGTCTTCTCTGCCCAGCCGTATGGCGGTAATCCCCTCGCAGTTGTGGTTGACGCAGAGGGCCTAAGCAGCGAGGCGATGCAGCACTTCGCCAACTGGACCAACCTCTCCGAGACCACTTTCCTTCTTCCTCCCACGGATCCGCGTGCCGATTACCGCGTGCGTATCTTCACGGGCAGCGAGGAGTTCCCGTTCGCTGGGCACCCAACCCTTGGTTCCGCTCACACCTGGCTGCAGGCCGGGGGAGAACCAAAGACGGACGGCGTGCTGGTGCAGGAATGCGGCGCAGGTTTGGTCCGGGTGAAGAACGACGCCGGCAGGCTGGCTTTTGCTGCACCACCACTGACCCGCTTCGAGGCCGTGGACGCTGCCGTTCGTTCCCAGCTGGCAGCCGGTCTTAGGCTTCCGGAGGACTCCTTGCTGGACGCATCATGGCTGGTAAATGGCCCGGAGTGGGTTGGTGTCCTACTCGAGTCTGCAGAACAGGTCCTGGCGATTGAACCGGATCTGGTGGCGATGGGTGACCTCAAGGTCGGGGTGATCGGCCCACACGAGCCAGGTTCCGACGTCGACTTTGAGGTGCGGACCTTCATTCCCGGCGACGCCATGGTGGAAGATCCCGTGACTGGCAGTTTCAACGCCGGTGCAGCGCAGTGGCTGATCGGCAGCGGCCGGGCGCCTGAACAATATATGGCGGCGCAGGGCACGGCCCTGGGCAGGGCGGGTCGGATCCATGTGAAGGCTGAGGACGGGGACATCTGGATCGGCGGGGCATCGGCTACTTGCATCCAGGGCACCGTGCTGCTGTAG
- a CDS encoding DUF1801 domain-containing protein gives MAENKTQPTGMSVDEFLSAVEPPGRRADGLELRRMMQEITGKEGVMWGPTIVGFGSYHYKYESGREGDSAAVGFSPRKANLALYGLTYGPDADRLLPELGKHKTGAACLYINRLDDVDREVLAEMIRAGYQHVMSELHTPSP, from the coding sequence ATGGCAGAGAACAAGACCCAGCCCACGGGCATGTCCGTGGATGAATTCCTGTCCGCTGTGGAGCCCCCTGGCCGGCGCGCCGATGGGTTGGAGCTGCGGAGGATGATGCAGGAGATCACTGGTAAGGAAGGGGTCATGTGGGGGCCGACGATCGTGGGTTTCGGCAGCTACCACTACAAATACGAGAGTGGACGCGAAGGTGACTCCGCCGCCGTCGGTTTCTCACCGCGCAAGGCTAACCTGGCACTTTATGGCCTCACCTACGGCCCCGATGCCGATCGGCTGCTTCCCGAGTTGGGCAAGCACAAGACCGGAGCCGCATGTTTGTACATCAACCGGCTGGACGACGTGGACCGTGAGGTTCTCGCAGAGATGATCCGGGCGGGCTACCAACACGTCATGTCGGAGCTCCACACACCGTCCCCCTAA